TACGGGGCGCAGCCGCTCTAAGGAGCGCGGGTTGCGTCAGGATACCCCCCGGGTATGGTGGGCCGGTCCTGACCACGATCCGCGGAGGTTCGCATGGGTGCCGGGGTGGGTCTCGCTGCCGCGTTCGCCGCGGGCATCGTGTCGTTCCTGTCACCGTGCGTGCTCCCCCTCGTCCCGGGCTACCTGTCGGTCGTCACCGGCGTGAGCCTGTCTGAGTTGAAGAGCGGCCAGCGCCGAACCTGGAGCGTGCTCGCGCCCAGCTTGCTGTTCGTGTCCGGTTTCGCCGTCGTCTTCATCGCCCTGGGGGCCTCCGCCTCGGTCCTGGGCGCCTTCCTGGCTCCTTACCGCGAGGGACTGACGCGATCGGCGGGCGTTCTCGTGTTCGCGATGGGCTTCCTCATGCTCGGGGTGGTGAAGATCCCTCGGCTGTACGGAGAGGCCCGGTTCGACATGGCGCGCGCGCGCACGTTCGGCCGCGGCGCGTCGCTGTTGATGGGGATGGCCTTCGGCTTCGGCTGGACGCCGTGCGTCGGTCCGATCCTCGCCTCGATCCTCACGCTCGCCGGCTCCTCGGCCGACGTCGGACGGGGAGCGGCATTGCTCGCGGCGTACTCTTCGGGTCTCGGCTTGCCCTTCATCGGCGTCGCCCTGCTGTTCGGCAGGGTGGAGCCGGTCCTGCGGTGGCTGTCGGCACACGCGTCGACGGTCAACCGGGTCGCCGGCACCCTTCTGATGGTGGTCGGCGTCCTGATCTTCACGGACACGTTCCGGCTGCTCTCCGCGTGGCTCCTGCGAGCGGCCCCCTTCCTCGCCATGGGATGACCGTCCGACGGGATCCACGCTTTGCCCGCGGCACGCCTCGCCGTACCATTGGGGTGATCGCGGGGGGAGGTGGACGCATTGCGTGCCTGGGCGAGGCGGGACCAGAGTCTGGCGAGGGACATGTTCCTCGCGACGATCGCGCTCGTGACCGTTGCCGTGGTGCTGCTCGCCGCAACCTCGGTCACGGGCGTGTACCGCACGGTCAGGGGACTCGAGCAGAAGCAGCTGGCCGCCGAAGGCGACGCTCTGCTGACAGCCGTGCGCTCCCGGTTCCGCGCGGCGGCGGACATGCTCGAGGGCATCGTGAGCGGGACCGAGTCCGTCACCGACGGGTTGAGCTCCCGCCAGTGGCTGGCCGCGTTCGAGCACTTCGACCGGCTCCTGCTGGTAGAGGGTTCGGGCAAGGTGGTCTCCGCCTACCCGCGCTCCGCGGCCGACGACGGCATACCCCGAGAGGTGCGCGAACGGGCGTCGCCGATGGTGGCGTTCGTGCACCTCGGCGAGGACCCGGACACCGGCGAGCCGGTCGTGTGGGCGGTGCGCACCGTCGGCGAGCGCAGCCGCGACCTCGTGGCCGGGCGTGTCCGGACGGGGTTCATCGCCGACGAGGTCGCCGCGAGCGTGGGGTCCGACGGCGACCGGCTCGCGTGCGTCGCCTCCGCACTGGGCCCGGTCGCCGTCGCGGGAAGCCGTGCCTCGGAGGCGGGCCGCATCGTGTACGCCGACGCCTACGAGGGCGGAGCGGGTGAGGCGAGACTCGTCGGCCTTGACCTGAGCGGCGACTACCGCGACGTGACCGGCCTC
Above is a window of Coriobacteriia bacterium DNA encoding:
- a CDS encoding cytochrome c biogenesis protein CcdA, encoding MGAGVGLAAAFAAGIVSFLSPCVLPLVPGYLSVVTGVSLSELKSGQRRTWSVLAPSLLFVSGFAVVFIALGASASVLGAFLAPYREGLTRSAGVLVFAMGFLMLGVVKIPRLYGEARFDMARARTFGRGASLLMGMAFGFGWTPCVGPILASILTLAGSSADVGRGAALLAAYSSGLGLPFIGVALLFGRVEPVLRWLSAHASTVNRVAGTLLMVVGVLIFTDTFRLLSAWLLRAAPFLAMG